A region of Nitrospirota bacterium DNA encodes the following proteins:
- a CDS encoding pyridoxine 5'-phosphate synthase gives MILGINIDHIATLRQARMGVEPDPVMAVTLAVLGGADGITLHLREDRRHVNDRDLDMLRGFVTVELNLEMAATDEMVRIASKKLPDLVTLVPEKRQELTTEGGLNLKAGQSALKKAVRILKDKGIMTSLFINPSIADIDLSKDLGADMVEIHTGTYANARGDDQERELVKVARSITHAAEIGLRANAGHGLNYQNVTRIAEMEGLRGLYIGHSIISRAVLTGLERAVRDMKELVMMACPVQ, from the coding sequence ATGATACTCGGCATAAATATTGACCATATTGCAACGCTGCGCCAGGCCCGCATGGGTGTAGAACCGGATCCCGTGATGGCAGTGACCCTTGCCGTGCTCGGCGGCGCCGACGGCATTACGCTTCATCTGCGTGAAGACCGCCGCCATGTCAATGACCGCGATCTGGACATGCTCAGGGGTTTTGTCACGGTGGAACTTAACCTGGAGATGGCTGCTACGGATGAGATGGTCCGCATTGCTTCAAAGAAACTTCCTGACCTTGTGACCCTTGTTCCGGAAAAGAGACAGGAGCTCACGACCGAAGGAGGACTGAACCTGAAGGCCGGGCAGAGCGCTCTTAAGAAGGCGGTCAGGATCCTGAAGGACAAGGGCATCATGACGAGCCTTTTTATCAATCCATCGATAGCGGATATTGACCTGTCAAAGGATCTCGGCGCTGACATGGTCGAGATCCATACCGGCACCTATGCCAACGCCAGGGGTGATGACCAGGAGCGCGAACTTGTAAAGGTTGCCAGATCGATCACCCATGCTGCAGAGATCGGGCTCAGGGCGAATGCGGGACACGGCCTGAATTATCAGAATGTTACCAGAATTGCGGAAATGGAGGGGCTCAGGGGACTGTATATCGGCCACAGCATCATATCCCGGGCAGTGCTGACAGGCCTGGAAAGAGCGGTCAGGGATATGAAAGAGCTGGTTATGATGGCCTGCCCAGTGCAGTGA
- the acpS gene encoding holo-ACP synthase gives MIYGTGIDIVKTQRIRDAVERWGEKFLERVFTKDEIGYAYNQKDPFLSLSVRFAAKEAFIKALSHDQNIPLIDVEVRNKDNGRPMLELHGRTGEFLMTKEIQAIHLSLSHEKDYGVASVVIEALG, from the coding sequence ATGATCTATGGCACGGGTATAGATATTGTGAAGACGCAGCGGATACGTGACGCCGTAGAACGCTGGGGAGAAAAGTTCCTTGAGCGTGTTTTTACGAAGGACGAAATAGGCTACGCGTATAATCAAAAGGATCCTTTTTTGTCTTTGTCGGTCCGCTTTGCTGCCAAGGAAGCATTTATTAAAGCTCTTTCGCATGATCAGAATATTCCCCTGATTGATGTTGAAGTGCGTAATAAGGACAACGGCAGACCCATGCTCGAACTGCACGGCAGAACAGGCGAGTTTTTGATGACGAAGGAGATACAGGCAATTCATCTGAGCCTCAGCCATGAAAAGGACTATGGCGTTGCGTCTGTCGTGATCGAGGCGCTGGGATGA